A region of Candidatus Tanganyikabacteria bacterium DNA encodes the following proteins:
- a CDS encoding Crp/Fnr family transcriptional regulator, which produces AAAPPLAAPAVVPKAPPAPPQGGPPLGPPPGGSAPAHPPGATQAPPQGAQAAAPPVPGGSVAPPGGAEDEAEVVAIAPKARPVRETPPPKQWRCKAGKTIFQEDESSFDIFILEEGKVEIIVAEERVAVVSTPGVVLGEIGALLKRPRSAAVKALTPCTFTVYQDFESLMQHDPDKLLEVARTLATRLADTNDKIQKVFGILYQAKVKDEVVDNVALALQGKKPKPNQKDKGFWAKLGF; this is translated from the coding sequence CCGCGGCCGCACCGCCGCTTGCGGCGCCCGCGGTCGTCCCCAAGGCTCCTCCCGCTCCGCCGCAGGGCGGTCCGCCGCTCGGCCCGCCGCCGGGCGGCTCAGCGCCGGCCCACCCGCCAGGCGCCACCCAGGCGCCTCCGCAAGGGGCTCAGGCCGCCGCGCCTCCCGTCCCCGGCGGGAGCGTCGCGCCTCCGGGCGGAGCGGAAGACGAAGCGGAGGTCGTCGCCATCGCGCCGAAGGCCAGGCCGGTGCGCGAGACGCCGCCGCCCAAGCAGTGGCGATGCAAGGCCGGCAAGACCATCTTCCAGGAGGACGAGTCGAGCTTCGACATCTTCATCCTCGAGGAGGGCAAGGTCGAGATCATCGTGGCGGAAGAACGCGTGGCCGTGGTCTCCACGCCGGGGGTGGTCCTGGGCGAGATCGGCGCGCTGCTCAAGCGCCCGCGGTCGGCGGCGGTCAAGGCGCTCACACCCTGCACGTTCACCGTCTACCAGGATTTCGAGTCCCTGATGCAGCACGATCCCGACAAGTTGCTCGAGGTGGCGCGCACGCTCGCCACGCGCCTGGCCGACACGAACGACAAGATCCAGAAGGTCTTCGGGATTCTGTACCAGGCGAAGGTGAAGGACGAGGTCGTCGACAACGTGGCCCTGGCCCTGCAGGGCAAGAAGCCCAAGCCCAACCAGAAGGACAAGGGCTTCTGGGCGAAGCTGGGTTTCTAG
- a CDS encoding MarR family transcriptional regulator has protein sequence MLKGQDILVLLKLANRKLEWTFADLARELGISASEVHAALRRAAEAGLYDYEGRRVWRHALWELAVHGLRYVFPARPGARQRGIPTAHSAPPLRDMLLVEPHDVFVWPHPQGEATGAALAPIHPAAPDAALRDPVLHRRLALVDTLRTGGTTDRNVARKGLERELGLC, from the coding sequence GTGTTAAAGGGTCAAGACATCCTGGTCCTCCTCAAGCTGGCCAACCGCAAGCTCGAGTGGACCTTCGCCGACCTCGCCCGGGAGCTCGGGATCAGCGCGTCGGAGGTGCACGCCGCATTGCGCCGGGCTGCCGAGGCCGGGCTGTACGATTACGAGGGCCGGAGAGTCTGGCGGCACGCGCTGTGGGAGCTGGCGGTCCACGGCCTGCGGTACGTCTTCCCGGCCAGACCGGGCGCCCGTCAGCGGGGGATCCCGACGGCCCACAGCGCGCCGCCGCTGCGGGACATGCTCCTGGTCGAGCCGCATGACGTCTTCGTGTGGCCCCATCCGCAGGGCGAGGCGACCGGCGCCGCGCTGGCGCCCATCCACCCGGCCGCGCCCGACGCGGCACTGCGCGACCCCGTCCTGCACCGCCGGCTGGCGCTCGTCGATACGCTGCGCACCGGCGGCACGACGGATCGAAATGTGGCCAGAAAGGGGCTGGAGCGGGAGCTCGGGCTATGCTGA
- a CDS encoding phosphatase produces MSSSPTPRPATKACALEQLLLRAGFAGTVPNSRAANLRAIERLLAGEPFYTFGIRRIEKALAEGMLDQEGAIRVMARACGCRDADQFLGEQGYIGPKAAAAGLLEMSRWLAEAAEKRWTVALGTGHPGSMLGCYIHLAEWLRDRGCDIAPVPVAHPAGVDWWADELGGVAITSDGCGILHGHGVRVMESVLDRTEVDIVIADHGFAGAAVNARVACLAVMDTNDPALGIAHALGCPELLVVPLYDNLPNGTTRQLAAWLISLAEDRLKLD; encoded by the coding sequence ATGTCTAGCTCACCGACTCCCAGGCCCGCGACCAAGGCCTGTGCGCTGGAGCAGTTGCTGCTGCGGGCCGGTTTCGCCGGCACCGTCCCGAATTCCCGCGCCGCCAACCTGCGAGCCATCGAACGCCTCCTGGCGGGCGAGCCCTTCTACACGTTCGGCATCAGGCGCATCGAGAAAGCCCTGGCCGAGGGCATGCTCGACCAGGAGGGCGCCATACGCGTCATGGCCAGGGCTTGCGGCTGCCGTGACGCCGACCAGTTCCTGGGGGAGCAGGGCTACATCGGTCCCAAGGCGGCCGCCGCCGGCCTGCTGGAGATGTCCCGATGGCTGGCCGAGGCGGCCGAGAAGCGATGGACGGTCGCCCTCGGGACGGGCCATCCGGGATCCATGCTCGGCTGCTACATTCACCTGGCCGAGTGGCTGCGCGACCGGGGCTGCGACATCGCCCCGGTGCCCGTCGCGCATCCGGCCGGCGTCGACTGGTGGGCCGACGAACTGGGCGGAGTGGCCATCACGTCGGACGGCTGCGGCATCCTCCACGGCCATGGCGTCCGGGTCATGGAGTCGGTCCTCGACCGCACCGAGGTGGACATCGTCATCGCCGACCACGGCTTCGCGGGTGCGGCCGTCAATGCCCGGGTCGCGTGCCTGGCGGTCATGGATACGAACGACCCGGCCCTGGGAATAGCCCACGCCCTGGGTTGCCCCGAACTGCTCGTCGTGCCCCTCTACGACAACCTGCCAAACGGCACCACGCGCCAGCTGGCCGCCTGGCTGATCTCCCTGGCCGAGGACCGGCTGAAGCTGGACTAG